The Physeter macrocephalus isolate SW-GA chromosome 17, ASM283717v5, whole genome shotgun sequence nucleotide sequence CCTTTTCCTGTTCCCAAGAATTCCTCTCCCCTTGGCCCTGAGGCCTGACTCTCATCCCTCAATTCTCTGTGAGGACTGTGGTTCAGGCTTCGGTCTCCTCACTCTTAGAGCCCCGCACCCCAACTGGGCCACCCCCCAGCTCCCCCGGCCCAGGGCACTCACACTGGACATCCAGGTTGACAGGGGGAGACCACAGACACCACTGGTTACAGGCTGCGCATTTGACTGGCCCTGTGTCCCAGGCAACTTTTCGAATCGTCAGCCCAGCAGGTAATAGCTGGTCCTGGAAGCCTGGGTGATTCCATTCATATCGGGTAACTCGGGGATTACTGGAATTGTAGGTACAGGACAGGATCACACTGTCTCCTTCTCGAATCGGTGTGGGGTTTTGAATCACTGTGATTACCTCCTTGGGGGGATCTGGAAGAAGACCAGAGAGGTGGGTGAAGAAAAGTCAGCCGCCCAGAAGACctgtcccttcctgcctcctcttcccccttcccgtgcCCTGCATTCACGCAGTTCCTCTATTAGCCGAGGGAAGGCTTGTGCTTCCCTCTTGCCTCTGAGGACAGAAACCCTGCCCCGGCCATTTGGCCTGGTTGTGTTTTGAGACaggatggtgcagtggttaagagcacagctCTGGGCGGAGTACGTGTCGTGCCGTGCAaggcaggggccactctttgtggGTCTCTGCACGGGTCTGGGCCGCGGAGCCGGGTCACTACAGTAAGGGcgttaatttaaaaaagaaaaagaaaagcatagctCTGGATCCAGACTGCCGGATCCTGCCCCTTGGAGTTGTGCGACCATGGGCTGCAGGCCTCAGTTGACTCGTCTGTCAAATGGGGTCCTGTGGGTAGCTAACCTTGTGGACTCATTGGAGGTGGAGTGAGGATGCTGATAGAGCCCTGTGGCACGCGGTAGACACGCAATACacgctgcttctgctgctgctaccACATATCCGGTGTCTAGATTTCAGGATTTGGGCATCCACATCAGAGCGTCTGGCCCCGACTATGACATCCCAGGGTCCAAGGATCAAACCTAGGGATTCTCTTTGTCCTGGGCTCCCCTCAGTGCCAAGACTCACTGTGTTAAACAGGGCCTGACAACCGAGAGGTAATGGAGCATCTTGCCCCAGTTCTCCTCGAAAACTTCAGGACCCCTTCAGGGACTCAGCCGCTGCCAAGTGACGCCCAGCCTCCGCGTCCCTCATGGGACCCGGGCATCTGGCCATTCACGCAAGTCGACAAGCGTCTGCCGAGCACCTCCCATGAGCCAGGCCCTGGCTGGTGCTAAGGACACAGCTGTGAACACAACACTCGCCCCAAGAAGCTTATCTGCCAGGACCCCCCTGGTCTCTGCTTGCTGTCCCTTCGCGGGCTCATctgccttcctcctgcccccagagCCATCCCCTCCCTCCAGTAGCTCTGCGACTACTCACACTGGACTTCCAAGTCAGCTTCCTGGCCAACTTGTCCTGGACCAAGACTATTTTCCGCCAAGCAGGAGTATCCCCCAGCGTGCGTGAGGAGGACCTCTGGGATCTGGAAGGTCCTGTCCGTCTTTCCAGGCATTTCCAGCCCGTTGTAGTACCAGGTGTAATTTGTTGGAGGAGGATTGGCCAGCGATACACAAGTCAGCTCTACTTTATTGCCTTCCTTAGCTGGCGAGGGGAGGATCTGAACCCTGGAAGGTTCCGGAGCATCTGGAAGAAGAGGCCGAGGCCGGGGGattgagggggtgggggagcagaggCCTCCGGGGCTCCCCTCCCATGGGCCTGGAAGGTGCCCCTGCTGACCCCCGGCCCTTCCCCAGCTCCCAGGAGGCTCACAGTGTACTTGGAGGTCCACTGCTTCCGACCTTGCTGAGCCCACATCGTTGTGGGCGTTGCACTGGTACTGCCCGCTCATATTCCTGGTCACCTGGGGCAGAGTAAGTGTGGACGTCTCCTCCCCCACCAGCGGGGCCCCGTCCCTGAGCCAGGACACGCTGTGGTGCCGTGGGTTGCTGCTGACGATCTGGCACGTCATGGTCACAGTCTCTCCCTCTgttacggtggcttctctgggACTGACCTGGATCTTCAACTTTGGTGCATCTGGAGGAGCCAAGGCAcggtgagggaggggaaggaattcTCAGAGGGTGTGAAGCGCTCACAAGTTGCAGGGCTTTTATTCTGATAAAGCAGCAGCCTATACAGAGCGGGCAGGGCTGCGTAGCCACACACTGTCACCCTTGTCAACAAGGGTGGGCTGGTCCAAGCGCCAGGTGACTGACCGTCACAGCCTCccagctgggttctctgctcccCACACCCCAGACCCCGAAGGTCTGGTCtccaccagcagccagcagcattCCCAGGACTGTCCATCAGACCTTGCCACTCTCCTGCTTGCAACCGTTCGGTGGATTCCACGCTTAGAGAAAAATCCAAAACCCTCACTGCGGCCCACGAGATCTAGTGTCCCGGTCCCTCTCGGCCTTCCTTTCCCACCACTAGGGCCCTTGGACGCAGTGCCAAGCTTGCTGGCTCCTTGCTGGCTCTGAGGCAGACACACCAAGTTCCTACCTCAAGGCCTTGGActtgctcttccctctccctggaatgctcttctcacAGAGCTATGCCTGCCTCAGGCCCTCCCTTCACCCAAGTCTCAGCTCAAGTTCAGCCTCCATCCCTCGCTCCCTCTGTCCcagccctgctttattttttcgtGATACACTTAGCACCACCTACACATATGTTCTCTGTTTCCCTTTTCACCTATCTACTCTTCGCCTCCCTGACTGCAATGCTAGTTCCACGTGGGCAAGAACTTTGCTCACTGCTCTATCCCTGACAGCCGTAGTAAGGCCTAGTAGGTTCacgacaaatatttattggacggatgaatgaatgaggcacAAAAAGATGATGGGAAAAAATTCTTCACCCCGCCCCCCAGGGGAACAAAAAAACCTTAACCAGGTGACCCCCCCAACCAGGTCATGGTTTGAGGATAGATTATTTCATTCTGAGGAGGGGCCGCAGCTCTGCCTGGACCATTCCCCACAGCGGGTGCCCACAGACCCACCACGCTCCCCTCTGTGTGGGCTCCTGTTACCCTCTGCGGGGGTGAAGAGACGACAGGACCCTCGGCCCTCCCACAGAAGCACTGGGGAGACTCACGCTTCACATCCAGCCACACCGTTTCCTCAGAGAGTAACTGCCGTTCCGTGGGGTCCCAGAGCCGGCAGGTCAGGTTCTTGCCGTGGTGAGTCCACTGCGGCTGGAACGTGACAGTGCTCTGGGTGGAGACAGTCTTAGTGGACAGGAAGGTGGAGGTGACCGCAGGCTCCTCCAGGGACCACTGCAGATGAACCTGGTACTCAAAGCAGGCGAAATTCAGCAAGCAGGTGACAGTGGCGTCACGGAGCTCCCGGATTTCTGGAGGGAGCTCAATGTGGGGTGGAGGAGCCGTCTCTGCAAAAGAGCAGGGGCCACGCTGGAGGCCTGGGAGCCTGGACCAGCTTTAGATGTCCTGCCCCAAATAACCCATCAGGAATCCCTGGCCAGTCCCGTCCACCGCTCTCCGGGCCTGCCTGTCTCTGCTCGGCCGAAACACCCTCTGAAAGGTCTTGTGCAAGCTGATCCTCCTTAGaaattgtgttttatgttttctcGTTACTTCGTTCACACCCCCTGGTGTTTGCTTTCTAAATGTTTTCCAGACCACTCCCCCGGCACTCCACGTTTAGTTCAGCACGCTTAGCGTGGAGGACAAACCTGCATCTGTTCAGAGGCCTCAGTATCGGAGACGTCCCACACAGCAGTCCCGGAGGGGATTCCTTTAGCGGAGAGGCCCCGTGTGCAGCCAGTCCCCGCTCTCCCCGAGGCTGGGCCGCCCTCAGACTGCAGCGCCCGAAGCTTCATCTCTCACCCCAAACATAGGGCTGCTTAGAACCACCCACCGAATAAACAGGCCGTGGAATGGAGCGAGCACACGCCCTGGGGTGGAGGCCCCAGACCAGTGTTTGGTTCACACCCTATCCGTGTGTCGTGTAGCCATGAAGGCCTAATTAGAATTAATCCCCCACATCGATACATTGGGAGATTTCACTTGAAAATTCAGATTTCCATCTCTGGAAAAGCCAGGCAACCTGGAAGCCAGATTCTAGAATGGGCAGGGGCTGAGTAGCAGGGGAGATGCTCAAGGAGAGATGGGTGCCCGTGCTCCAGTCTGCCACGGGCGCCGCTGTCCTGTGGCACCCCGGTCTCTCACCGGCATCCCCGTCTGGCCTCGGCAGGCAACCTGTTTCGTGAGCCGTCCCCGGAGTCAGGTGTTTCCCACCCTCGTCATTGCCGAGACCAAGGAGCCCGTCCTCAGGGCCTTACCAGAGATGTTGAGGCTTATGGGCTCCATCCATTTGTCCCCCCTCGACGTCATCCTCAGTCCCAGCTGACCGCTGTCATTGACTTTCACGGGATTGATGAGGAGGGTGCAGTTGGATCTGCTGTCTCCCAGGAATCGTACCCTTTCCTGACGAGGAGGAAAATCCCTGATTTTTAGGTTCTTATAGAGGATGGTCCCATTGTAGCTCTTGGTGGAGTTGTCGTACTTATAATTGTGGTACACGGTCAGGTTATCTAGGGGGTACTTGTTTAGGATACGGTAGCAGCAGGGAATCCAGACGCAGGCTCCATCCCAGGCGTAGAGGGTCTTGGGATGTTCAAATGTCCAGTGGGCTGAGTCAGAGAAAGCCAAGTATTCTGGAACCCACCAGAGTGAACAGAAAGCATTACTGAAGGACAATGAGAGCATTCTCAAGAATTTCCTCTGAAGAGACGTGGGGGAGAGGCAGATACACAAAGAGagaagtatacacacacacacacacacacacacacacacacacacacacacacacactgactgtccccaccctgccccccattTACTCTTTCTGCCCccacctttcctcctcctcctccagctcccacAGTCATCCCAGACCCAAGTATCTGCCTAGGCCACCATCCTTACCAAGAAGCAGAAGCAAGGGACCGAGGAGATGCATGGTGCTGTGTCTAGGCGGGAGCCTGGGCCAGGAAGAGTTTGTCTTTAAGCCATCTGGTCACTTACATCTTCCAGACAGCTTTTCTTGCTCACCCACTGAGCTCCAATCCCTTCTCCCTGATTCCAAGAAGACTGTGTCTGGTTGCCTGGCAGGATATGGAATTCTGGAAGCTCACAGGGTCTTTTTCTGGATATGCTGTGCCTCTCCCATCAGCCCGAGAACCATGTAAGGCTAGCCTCTCTCTTCCCAgcactccttcctttcttccatccatccatccaaaatTTTATAAACTTGCTGCCCAGCTCTCAGGCTTTGAGTGGCACCAAACTACTGAGCACCTCGAATGCCAGGCCCTAGGTGACCTGGAGCTTAGCTTGGGTCAACTAGCGAAGGGTTTCACATAGGGGAGAGACATGGCCAAAACTTGATTTTAAAGACCAGGAAGAAAATAACTCTGAAACcaatcattaagtatgatgccaGGAGAGCATTTAGAAGGGTCTGAAACAACTTAGGAGAATGTGGTCCAAGGGTCCCCCTCAGATGCCCCCATGGGCCGGTTAGGAAACCAATCAACCCGGTGGGGACACCTCTTGAGTAAAGGCCATGACTCTCTCAATTCCAGTCAAGTGGGAACGTGGGCTCAGCACTGCCTGATCTTCTACTGTTTTAAAAGAAGTAAGAAGCCAGAGTTTCACGTGAAATGACCTGCtttgaaaacaacaaataaacacgGTGCTGGTCAAACAAAACCTGTCTGTGGGCTAGAGGTTGTCCAAGGGCTGCCCATGTGCAACCACTGCCCTTCTCTGTGTGTGGGCGCACGTGCGGTGAGCTGGACTGCCACCTCACTGGACTTTTACATAGAGTTACATTTACATAGAGTTAAATTTAAGTCCCAATTTACATGGTCGTGCCCTGAATGCCTGTCCCCGGGGAGCCAGCAGGACGTGCCAACAGAGTGTGTCTCCTGTCTCAGCACAGACCTGCGTCTCTCCCACCCGCCCAGCTGACAGTTCCCACACGTCGGcgtcccctccccaagcccctccGGCTGGCTGTTTATCTCGTCCGGCTGCGCGACCTATGCTAAAGGACCGTTGGGTGTCCAGGACCGGCGTGGGGAAAGCTTGGCCGCTGGCTGAAAGTAGGAAGGGGGTCTGTCCCCAGGCATGGCGGGCGTGCTGGTCTGGCCTGGGCATGGATTAGGGCAGACTCTCCACTCAGAGCTCATATAGCCCTGCAGGTGCTAATAGTGTTACACAGAAAGAAGTCCTCAAGGTCACATCTGTTTGAGAGaagctggatttttaaaagtgaaataggaGTCTTTAGCGCAGGCCTTTTCAAACCCTTTAACCAGCTGTATGTGCATCATGCATCTCCCAGCATGGGGGCTAGAGGAGAGTACACAACCCTTACTTCTTTAGCCATGGGAACTATTTTACGTTTTCCATGAGAAACTTGGCAGGGCTGCAGGGTCAGTGTTCTCTGAGGGATGCACCTTGGGCTCCCTCTGGGTCTCCACAAGGGCTATGGCCACGGCCAGATTCCATCCCCCGTGGCAAAGACTAGCCTCCAGTAGCTGGGCCAGGGTACCCCCTCTGCCAGCAGCCACCAGTCACACCCTCATAGGGGACCAGCTGGAGAGCGCCAGGACCAGTGGCAGAGGGGTGCTTCTCAGAGCAGGGCTGCATGCTTACCCCACGGAGCTCCAGGCAGTCTCTGGAAAACAAGAAGTGGGCCCCAGGCCTGCGCTTGGAAGGCAGCTGAGGCACGATGGGGCATGGAACGCTGGGAACAGACGGCATTGGGCACAAAGGCTCTGGACCCTTGGTCTGCTCAACAAGGGCCTGTTTAGAGCCCTGCAGAACATCAGAGCCGGCCTCCTTGAGTCCATTCTTCCCTCCTGGGCACCCAGGGATGCCTCCTGCTCTCAGAAGACTTGCCAGTCCTGGCAAGGGAGATGCTCAAAGACCGGGGATTACTACCTGTTGTCACACAGgcaagagaaagggaggggagtCCCACTGCGCTCCCAGTCCCTAgaattgtgcctggcacatggcagcgGCTCCCTACTTGCTTGTCGAAtgcaaaagagaacaaaatagttTTTACCTGTTTCCTCATGTGTCTTCTTTCTTCAGGGACCCTGGCAGCATCTAAGAGTGAAAGGGGAAGCACAGCAAAGTCGCTAGTGACTGATTTTCACTCTTCTTGGCCACACCCCCCCAGCTCTCTTTGGCAGCAAagccacttctgggtatttatctgaaggaaacaaaacgcTAACTGGAAAGGATatctgcaccccaatgttccctgaaaacatgcaagcaacctaagtgttcattgatggatgagtggataaagaaaatgtatacaaaagaatattacttaataaccaagagatcactgaagaaatcaaagaggaaatttaaaaatacctagaaacaaatgacaatgaaaacacgatgacccaaaacctatgggaggcagcaaaagcagttcNNNNNNNNNNNNNNNNNNNNcaaaagcagtgctaagaggaaagtttatagcaatacaatcctacctcaagaaacaagaaacatctcaaataaacaacctaacctgatacctaaagcaattagagaaaggagaacaaaataacaccaaagttggcagaaggaaggaaatcataaagatcagatcagaaataaatgaaaaagaaatgaaggaaacaatagcaaagatcaataaaactaaaagctggttctttgagaagataaacaaaattgataaaccattagccagactcatcaagaaaaaaaaggagaagactcaaatcaatcagaattagaaatgaaaaaggagaagtaacagctgtcactgcagaaatacaaaggatcatgagagattactacaagcaactgtatgccaataaaatggacaacctggaagaaatggacaaattcttagaaatgcacatggacaaattcttagaaaagcacaaccttccatgactgaacccgggagaaatagaaaatataaacagaccaatcacaggtactgaaattgaaactgtgatgaaaaatcttccaacaaacaaaagtccaggaccagatgcttcacaggcgaattctatcaaacatttagagacaagctaacacctatcctgctcaaactcttccaaaatatagcagagggaggaacactctcaaactcattctacgaggccaccatcaccctgataccaaaaccagacaaagatgtcacaaagaaagaaaactacaggccaatatcactgatgaacatagatgcaaaaatcctcaacaaaatactagcaacagaatccaacagcacattaaaaggatcatgcaccatgattaagtaggatttatcccagggatgcaaggattcttcaatatatgcaaatcaatcaatgtgatacaccatattaacaaattgaagaataaaaaccacatgatcatctcaatagatgcagaaaaagcttttgacaaaattcaacaccgatttatgagaaaaaccctccagaaagtaggcatagagggaacttatctcaacataatacaggccatatatgacaaacccacagccaacatcgtcctcaatggtgaaaaactgaaaacatttccactaagatcagtaacaagacaaggttgcccactctcaccactattattcaacattgttttggaagttttagccacagcaatcagagaagaaaaagaaataaaaagaatgaaaattggaaaagaagaagtaaaactgtcactgtttgctgatgacatgatactatacacagagaatcctaaagatgccaccagaaaactattagaactaNNNNNNNNNNNNNNNNNNNNNNNNNNNNNNNNNNNNNNNNNNNNNNNNNNNNNNNNNNNNNNNNNNNNNNNNNNNNNNNNNNNNNNNNNNNNNNNNNNNNNNNNNNNNNNNNNNNNNNNNNNNNNNNNNNNNNNNNNNNNNNNNNNNNNNNNNNNNNNNNNNNNNNNNNNNNNNNNNNNNNNNNNNNNNNNNNNNNNNNNNNNNNNNNNNNNNNNNNNNNNNNNNNNNNNNNNNNNNNNNNNNNNNNNNNNNNNNNNNNNNNNNNNNNNNNNNNNNNNNNNNNNNNNNNNNNNNNNNNNNNNNNNNNNNNNNNNNNNNNNNNNNNNNNNNNNNNNNNNNNNNNNNNNNNNNNNNNNNNNNNNNNNNNNNNNNNNNNNNNNNNNNNNNNNNNNNNNNNNNNNNNNNNNNNNNNNNNNNNNNNNNNNNNNNNNNNNNNNNNNNNNNNNNNNNNNNNNNNNNNNNNNNNNNNNNNNNNNNNNNNNNNNNNNNNNNNNNNNNNNNNNNNNNNNNNNNNNNNNNNNNNNNNNNNNNNNNNNNNNNNNNNNNNNNNNN carries:
- the CD22 gene encoding B-cell receptor CD22 isoform X1, with the translated sequence MHLLGPLLLLLEYLAFSDSAHWTFEHPKTLYAWDGACVWIPCCYRILNKYPLDNLTVYHNYKYDNSTKSYNGTILYKNLKIRDFPPRQERVRFLGDSRSNCTLLINPVKVNDSGQLGLRMTSRGDKWMEPISLNISETAPPPHIELPPEIRELRDATVTCLLNFACFEYQVHLQWSLEEPAVTSTFLSTKTVSTQSTVTFQPQWTHHGKNLTCRLWDPTERQLLSEETVWLDVKHAPKLKIQVSPREATVTEGETVTMTCQIVSSNPRHHSVSWLRDGAPLVGEETSTLTLPQVTRNMSGQYQCNAHNDVGSARSEAVDLQVHYAPEPSRVQILPSPAKEGNKVELTCVSLANPPPTNYTWYYNGLEMPGKTDRTFQIPEVLLTHAGGYSCLAENSLGPGQVGQEADLEVQYPPKEVITVIQNPTPIREGDSVILSCTYNSSNPRVTRYEWNHPGFQDQLLPAGLTIRKVAWDTGPVKCAACNQWCLWSPPVNLDVQYAPKDVSVQVTPHNEIRSGQLVLLQCDFLSSRPTDVRFFWKKNGIFLEEGKKLSFDAISPEDAGIYHCLVNNSIGQTSSKAWALQVLYAPRSLRVSISPKDRVVEGKKAVLTCESDANPPTSHYTWFDWNNQDLRHYGQTLRLDPVTLQHSGAYWCQGTNRLGRGQSPPTTLTVYYSSATIIRRAAWGMGLCLVIFLLAAWGVKLQWSWKRIQRQQGLQESSSGQSFFVRNVKARRIPQAEGPHSLGCYNPVMEDAVSYAALSFPLGETDAPRPGDAGTSETRGLAPNRDDTVTYSVVQKRQVGDYENVTPEALEEEGIHYSELVHLGFGERPLAQEGVEYVTLKH
- the CD22 gene encoding B-cell receptor CD22 isoform X2, whose product is MHLLGPLLLLLEYLAFSDSAHWTFEHPKTLYAWDGACVWIPCCYRILNKYPLDNLTVYHNYKYDNSTKSYNGTILYKNLKIRDFPPRQERVRFLGDSRSNCTLLINPVKVNDSGQLGLRMTSRGDKWMEPISLNISETAPPPHIELPPEIRELRDATVTCLLNFACFEYQVHLQWSLEEPAVTSTFLSTKTVSTQSTVTFQPQWTHHGKNLTCRLWDPTERQLLSEETVWLDVKHAPKLKIQVSPREATVTEGETVTMTCQIVSSNPRHHSVSWLRDGAPLVGEETSTLTLPQVTRNMSGQYQCNAHNDVGSARSEAVDLQVHYPPKEVITVIQNPTPIREGDSVILSCTYNSSNPRVTRYEWNHPGFQDQLLPAGLTIRKVAWDTGPVKCAACNQWCLWSPPVNLDVQYAPKDVSVQVTPHNEIRSGQLVLLQCDFLSSRPTDVRFFWKKNGIFLEEGKKLSFDAISPEDAGIYHCLVNNSIGQTSSKAWALQVLYAPRSLRVSISPKDRVVEGKKAVLTCESDANPPTSHYTWFDWNNQDLRHYGQTLRLDPVTLQHSGAYWCQGTNRLGRGQSPPTTLTVYYSSATIIRRAAWGMGLCLVIFLLAAWGVKLQWSWKRIQRQQGLQESSSGQSFFVRNVKARRIPQAEGPHSLGCYNPVMEDAVSYAALSFPLGETDAPRPGDAGTSETRGLAPNRDDTVTYSVVQKRQVGDYENVTPEALEEEGIHYSELVHLGFGERPLAQEGVEYVTLKH